A stretch of Episyrphus balteatus chromosome 2, idEpiBalt1.1, whole genome shotgun sequence DNA encodes these proteins:
- the LOC129910040 gene encoding lebercilin-like protein: protein MVAPNRTGSGLSLIPEENSRNMPSSSKSTESLYSNTSSSKGSATILYRRNAPLGRHSVFIPATTEVRQRVLSARRLRMKTFQNQLADAQQHISELAHENRMLRTLHKRQDLALSKYESTNAELPQLLHSHAEEVRVWQMKYRNLQAQNKELLFKLKQKESLILSLGDQNKHLTQLNRDKNLEDRQRLTEKVQQLETRLQEKETDMKLLARRLQLETKNSKKELFSEQKRRKEALMQLEKVKQELSGYVKIDELNLNDKLTKLSIGSLSNITNGIHGYDERNNKSQTILTPLDKKSSDQSGDQSNRSLGTDRSDIFVNTGRTSRKLSGNKLIRTSTHRGGGDGPSEDDQLNFMKSVEIESTPESHTDLVSLDSKSEDNNFYDEDYEENEDDDDGDDGIENVREVRSKAYPVNWLTMFCCFQTPTSTSKIPILEKPSKTEDIHFIRKEINEDFKQRESFLNTFCRQTTNESAKININRKTKLLAALKAIDGGSSSQD, encoded by the exons ATGGTGGCTCCTAATAGAACAGGTTCAGGATTATCATTGATCCCGGAAGAAAATTCTCGAAACATGCC gtCTTCATCAAAAAGTACAGAAAGTTTGTACTCAAATACTTCTAGTTCAAAAGGTTCTGCAACGATACTCTATCGAAGAAATGCTCCTCTTGGACGACATTCGGTATTCATACCGGCTACAACCGAAGTACGCCAACGTGTCTTATCGGCAAGACGTTTAAGGATGAAAACTTTTCAAAACCAATTAGCTGATGCACAGCAACATATTTCG gAGTTAGCCCATGAAAATCGAATGCTTCGTACACTACACAAACGACAGGATCTAGCTTTGTCCAAATATGAAAGTACCAACGCTGAGTTACCCCAACTTTTGCATTCCCACGCTGAAGAGGTCAGAGTATGGCAAATGAAATATCGGAATCTTCAAGCTCAAAATAAAGAACTTCTCTTTAAGTTGAAGCAAAAGGAAAGTCTAATTCTTTCTTTGGGTGATCAAAATAAACATCTTACCCAACTGAATAGGGATAA AAATCTAGAAGATCGACAACGATTAACAGAGAAAGTACAACAGCTCGAAACTCGTTTACAAGAAAAGGAAACTGACATGAAACTCTTAGCTAGACGGCTTCAACTTGAAACCAAGAATTCCAAAAAGGAAttgttttcagagcaaaaaagaCGAAAGGAAGCTCTAATGCAATTAGAGAAAGTCAAACAAGAACTTTCCGGTTATGTTAAGATTGATGAATTAAAT TTAAACGATAAATTAACCAAATTATCAATCGGTTCTTTGAGCAATATTACCAATGGAATTCATGGATATGATGAGAGGAACAATAAATCCCAAACAATTCTAACACCGTTGGATAAAAAATCTAGTGACCAATCGGGTGATCAAAGTAATAGATCATTAGGAACAGATAGATctgatatttttgtaaatactgGAAGAACAAGTCGTAAACTATCTGGAAATAAGTTAATAAGAACATCAACTCACCGTGGTGGCGGAGATGGTCCTTCGGAGGATGATCAACTTAATTTTATGAAATCCGTTGAAATAGAAAGTACTCCTGAATCACACACTGATCTCGTTTCATTGGATTCCAAATCGGAGGATAATAATTTCTATGATGAGGATTATGAAGAAAATGAAGACGATGATGATGGAGATGATGGAATTGAAAATGTCCGTGAGGTAAGGTCAAAAGCTTATCCAGTGAATTGGTTAACtatgttttgttgttttcagaCACCAACTAGTACCAGTAAGATACCAATATTAGAGAAACCTTCAAAAACCGAAGATATTCATTTCATTCGAAAGGAAATTAATGAAGATTTCAAACAACGTGAGTCCTTCCTTAATACTTTTTGTAGACAAACTACAAACGAGTCAGCCAAGATAAACATTAATCGAAAAACCAAATTGCTAGCCGCACTCAAAGCCATCGATGGAGGAAGCTCTTCCCAGGATTGA